tgaaaaataggttcctagacacctctaagaaagcctctcacagcatgagttcttaattgtaacgggaaggtcgtccttcttacagttttctatttttccttattatcaggtagaaaaatttatatctcgcttccaattacttgaaaaaatatcttgttgcttagaatttgtaggaaattgaatgctctacaaaaaaggtctcttataatattttcgtaaacccagccgtttaaaagatattaacggttgaagtttgattatttttgggaaattttttatttcttatgaattttataactcaataaaaaaaaaacattatgaatgatgaaactcataggtttttggaaaggctttcttagaggtgtctaggaatctatttttcagagtaccaaacgaaaaaaaaatatattttttttgatccaccctaatacatatgtatatatgtatattgggtagtcgcaaaagtcttttcgtattttgtcagtcGTATACTCGTATCTCCAGTGCTGTCATATCATCATACCATATACATAGTGTtggaaatgtgaaattttaagtttcattaaaaaaaattgaattcggGGAAGTTTAAAACAAGTtgaaaatgagtgaaagtaatgaagaaattcgctatacatattttgaaatttttattaaaaagccaccaataaaatttgtgaagtttacggagacgatgctgtatcaattcgtgtagcacaacaatggttcgttcgcctccgttctggaaatttcgatgtggaAGATGCACCGCGCTCTGGTCGACccatcgttgaaaaagtcaatgaaattatagaaaatattgaaCAGAATCAAACAtccatcatcaaacggttttgaaccatttaaaaaaaaagctggctacaaaaagaaacacgatgtttgggtaccacatgaattgtctgtgaaaaatttaatggaccgaattaacatctgcgattctttgctgaaacgaaatgaaatcgaaccatttctgaagcgaatagtAAATTgtgagacgaaaagtggatcaaatacgacaataatgtgagAAAAAGATCCAAGCGtgatgaagctcaacaaatcGTCGctaagccaggattgacgcctcgaaaggttatgctgaacgtttggtgggattggaaaggaatcatccactatgagctgatcCAGCCTAGTTGAACGATTGACTCTActttttactgtcaacaactgatgagattgaagcaagcaatcgaaaaaaacggctaGAACTGACCAACAGAAATgccttcgtcttccatcaggccAACGCTAGactacacacatctttgatgactcggcaaaaagtGAGAGATCTTGGCTgcgaagttttgatgcatttaccatatatagtagccctgaccttgcactatcggactaccatttgtttcggtcaatgcagaacgcccttaatggagtaaagttggcttcaagagaagcttgtgaaaattacttgtcgcagtttttcgccgagaaaccagaaaagttttacactgatggaataatgtctctaggggaaaaatagcaaaaagtggtcgaccaagatggtacatatttggttcataaaggttcattataaatataaaaaacaaataagttgatgtttgattaaaaatacgaaaagagtttttcgactacccaatattaaaatattcgaaCATCCGcgtgactttgctccatatgattggtgatgttACCTTAATGAACTtcagggaacattttattagtctGTGGCATATTAACAGTATgtagtatttggaaaaatatatcaaatcgggtcaatactatcCACAACgcccatatactatatatgtataatgattttagtTTTCCAACAAACCTTttgtcgaatatgtcggtcagtgtatgggAATATatagttgaacttccataactcgaagttcttCATAACTGAAACTCTCTAactgaaaaaacttaaaatgccAATTTCTGCTGAAAACTaaacgtttgtatgtatttatacatatgtgctgtGTGCGCAACAGTTAATtacttattaatatttaatgttcGATTTCATCGCAAACcaaaatttgtatatagtatatataaatacatacatatgtacatctatatTGAAATATGTGCGCATATGCGAAGTagaaagtttttcaatatttgactTTGCAGAATGAATAACACGTTTGGTTCaataatatgtttgtatgtatttttattggtttttttcgCTACTTTCTTAACACTTTTTCAGCGTTTCCGTTTTTATCAAATGACataattagaattttttcaCACTAGTGTGCGAAAAATAATTTCCaactttttgtttacttaaagACTATTCATTTAACAACtaaacttatataaaataaataattaaaattaaataaaataatttagtttaatatttttggtcaCACTATCTTTCTCTTCGTACACACTATGACCTAcatacgcgcacacacacacacgcaggtgtaaatatgtttgtatatacgccaatgaAAGCCGATTCGAAAGTTAAATTATAATTGAACGTAATAATTATTACACGGCATACAGGGCACACGGCACCGTTACTTCATTGGCCCGGTGCCGCTTTAGATATCATCGAAGAGCGCACCAAAGTCGCCAccatcatcatcgtcatcgtAACCGCCGAAACTGAAGAGGCCACCACCATCGGCATTGGGCGGCACAAAAGCGCCATTGAAGGCATCTTCCAGTCGCTCCTCCAGACCCATTGTCGAGGCGAGCCCGTAAATGAGTCGCATGACGACCAGGCGCACAAAATTTGGCGGACTCGTCTCCTTGCCGCTGCCGAAGACAAACAATTGTTTGCTATTATCTGCCGGCGGTGCTGCTGTCGCCTTTGTTTTAGTCGCACGTCCGCACACCAAAGAGACGGCACTCAGGCTGAGTAGCAGAACCACAACAAACTGATGCAACAGTTTAGCCATATTTTATGTGTAGACAGTATAAGCAGCGTAACTGATTGATTGTTATTATGCGGTTAGATAATCTTAGTCTTTGCTGTTTCTGCTATGCAACAATTCTTGATACCGTTATAATAAGCACAGCGTTGTAAGCACCACTTTACGACTTTATGTTCACAAAATTGTACTCTTGATCGATTTATGCGCAAGCGCACGGTGCTGCGCGTCTGTATGGATGGATGTAGCAAAAcaaactgaatattttttgcACCTCAGCAGCGTGTAGCCGCTGGTGCTGCCATTGCTATTGTTGTGtcgtttttgaaatttctcCATACTTCCATTTACATTCCATTTTAGCACTTCTTCGCTTAACAAAGCGATGCCGCGCATGCGTACTTTGCCTACAGTGTGTGTGAAATGTATGTGACTTAATGGTTGTGTGTGAATTTGTGGCACTTTAATTGCGCGAAGTCGGAAAGTGCAGGCGATAAAGGTTTTTAAAAGGCGGTGAGTTAAGTTTGAGagacattttaaaaatgaaataagtagCTGGGTAGAGTTGAAGGggaatagtaaaaaaaaatatatatttataaatgcactAAAATGCTCATCcaattcatttcttttttataccctgaatagcgTATATTAAGTTGGCAACTTCGTCCACTATATCATTGCCGCTGATGCCTTTGTGACCTGACACGCAGTAAAAGGGAAGTCGCTTGCTTCTGGGGACACTCGCCACTGCTGCTCTGCTTTCGAAGGCAATTCTGGCCGATAGAAAATTAGGATATAGTCTTGACTGCTTTTTATATAGATGTTAACACTGGAGTTACCTTTTGATGCTAGTTGAGCTAGCTGCGAGGCTTTCCATATAGCGATAATACTCGTATCTGCTTGAAGTATATTGGCAACCTTAAAGGCTCCCTTATGTTTATTTCCCGACAATATATTCCCATGCGCAGGTGCCATGCCTTAACACCAACCATCTCTTTCTAAGTTTACTTTGAATTATCTTTCACAATTGAAAAGTGCGATCATAAGTCGGTGCCTGACAAACCGTCATTACCTACTGTGCTATGTTCCAAATttctatatgtatattctacTGGGGTCAATATTGATACTGCCGATCTTTCATCGAAGAAATCTATGTACTCGGTGGTGCTAAGCATCTGCCTACATGCATTGCTGGCCTTTCTAACTCTACCTACACCTAATGTTTTCACAGTAGTTTGATGTGCAAAACTACATATAGCAATGACTTGAAGAGAGGGGTTGGGTGTTATTCTCAAAGTTCCagtattttcgaaaaacaaacGTAGTGTGTTGATATATCTGATAAATGATCTATTAAAGCAATTCTCCGCAGCCACATGTACGATACAAATTTTGAAACGTATTACTCCATGCCATTTATTAAATGTCGTCAATGCTTAAACTTTAGGAAGACTTTTCTCAAATGTTTGCATCATTACATTTGAGAATATTCTGCACTTTACCCATTTCTGTTTCAAGTGGGGAACGTTCGTTTAGTGTTTAAGTAAGGGCCAAAAATTTTCATCGATCATGCTCGTCACAGCACTGGATTTCAGAACTACATAGCTACATTGTGCTCTGCCTCTAGCCTCAGCAAGAAGTTGGATTTTCAGACTTCGACGCATTCGCTGTTTAGTATTTTTAACTGATGCTCTATGTAACGAGTGATCTAAGATGTACTTTTTTAATAGCCTTTTCTTGACAGAttctttattgaataatattagatcgaatagaccacatccagtacgcaatgaagaaaatagagcagccatagctgagagtgtacacgaagaccgtggaaagtCAATGCAGCGCTGTTCGcagtaactcggactgacgtatggaatgacttggtttcatgtcgagatcttaaattgaaagcatacaagaTGCAGCTTGTGCAAGTACTAAAGCCGTTTGTCCTTCCCAAGAGACATCGCTTCGatctatgggttcttgaaaagttccaagaagagccgacgttttcaagccaaatttcatgcctgtcgtaagaggcgactaataTCCTGGCTACCAGTCCAGacctgtatggaagctcaactggtagtagcttcggctacgaggtctgac
This DNA window, taken from Bactrocera tryoni isolate S06 unplaced genomic scaffold, CSIRO_BtryS06_freeze2 scaffold_120, whole genome shotgun sequence, encodes the following:
- the LOC120779976 gene encoding uncharacterized protein LOC120779976, which encodes MAKLLHQFVVVLLLSLSAVSLVCGRATKTKATAAPPADNSKQLFVFGSGKETSPPNFVRLVVMRLIYGLASTMGLEERLEDAFNGAFVPPNADGGGLFSFGGYDDDDDGGDFGALFDDI